GGTGTGTTATCGCTTCAGCGTAACGCACCCTACGCCAGCGAACATGGTAACATAGTTTTCCCCATTACCCATTACCCATTCCCCATTCCCCATTTAACTGATAACTCCCATCACAAACTCACCTTCATTCACAGCTTGATTGCTAGAAGTATCATAAACCAATCCATCTTGTTCGCAGCAGACATCAATGACAACAGGTAACTTACCCTCTTTATTAAAGCTCAGAATTTGATAAAGTCGTTCTCCAGCTTTAACTTCGCTACCCAATTCTACCCTTGATTGAATCATTCCCCCTGCGGAAGCATAATACTTTATCACATTACTTCTAGCTCGAAAACACATTTCTTGAGAAATGCCTTCCTCCACAGTTAAATCAAGCAAAACACCTTTTTTAATTAAATAATTTTTCACACCCCGCACACCTTTAGCCACCGAATCAGGAATCATTTGCATTCCCGTACCCAGTTCAAGTGTCCAAGCTTCCACATCAAACTTAACTTCTCTACCAAGCTGTTGAAAACAATCTTCCAGCGCTAACCAAGGTTTAATAAACGCTTCATCAAAAGCATCACCATCGTATTTATCAAGTAGAAATCCGTCTTTGAGTAAAAAGTATTTAGCACTTTCTTCTCGATTTCGGAAATAATAAATATAATTTATTCCTTGATTTGAAGCACTGTGTAAATCAATCAAATAATCTGCATCTAAACTGAGAGATTGTAGTTGATAGCGGAACAATTCTGTATAAGGTACGCTACTAGGAGAATTAATTTTATCTAAAAGTTCTCCAAACTTATCCTTGATTCTCCTGAGATAATTTTGCCTGACGACCTCGATATCAAAATCAAGTTGAGATTTAGCAAAAGCGATTAAATCATCAGCTTCCTTTTCATAATCCCAAAAAATGCGGTTCCAATCCTTCGCTTCATAAACACAATATCTACCAGAAGAAAAAACATGCGATCGCTGATTAGTTCCCATCGGATTACAAACCGGAACCAGCCAAACTTCCCCAATTAAATCGGTATCATTTATCGTCTGTAAAAATTCTATAAGCTGATTAATAACAGCATTCCCAGCAATTTCCGCACCATGCAAATTCGATTGAATGTAAACCTTCTTACCAGCATTAGCCCCAATAAACTTGTAAACTTGTAGTGATAAAACATCACCACTAGCCATTTGACGCAACTTAATCGTCACAATCTCTGGAATCATCCTATACACTCTTTGCGCCTTTGCGCCTTGGCGTGAGATTATCTTCTTAAGTCCCCGGTAAATTCCGCAACCGCTCATTTTGATGAGTACGGTCTGCCAACACCTTCAACAGAGGACCATGTGAAGTAAATTCTACAACACTAACCGACCCAACCGGACATCCCAAACGAAAACGAAAGCGTCCTACATCAATTCCTAACAGACTGCACAGCATAATTCTGATGGTTGCTTTGTGAGAAACAATTAACACATTACCATCCTTATATAGGTGCTTGATTTCTTCAATAACCTGACCAGAGCGAGAAGCGATCGCAACAGCCATTTCTCCACCCGTCGGCGCATACCACGCCGGATCTGCCAACCAGCGGATATAATCATCGTGAAATTCCACACTAACCGCTTCAGGTGTGCTTGCTTCCCACTTCCCGTAGTTGATTTCCTTTAAACCATCCCGCAGTTGTGGTTGCATTTCGATAGCTTCACACAAAGGTCTTGCAGTTGCCAAAGTTCTGTGCATGGGACTGCAAAAAATTGCTTCCCAAGGAGTAGAACTGTATGAAGAAGCAAAAGATGAAGCCATTTCTATACCATCTGGAGTCAGTTCTGGATCTAGCGAACCGCAAAAAGCATTATTGCGACTCCATTCAGTTTGTCCGTGACGGAGAAAATAAAGAGTTAGGGTCATAGGATTTTAGATTTTGGATTGTTATGCAGGGCGGATATCCATAACTATAGTCAGAACCAGAATACAAGCGATCGCTAATATATTGAAAAAAGTGCGAGTAATAAATTTACTTATCCTCACAAATGGTTACAACAGCAGTCAATCCCTATCTTGATGGAAACTTTGCACCGATACACAAAGAAATCACCACTGACACTTTAAAAGTCATCGGTGAACTACCTCCCGACTTATCAGGGATGTTCGTGCGAAATGGTCCCAACCCACAATGGACACCCATCGGACAGTATCACTGGTTTGATGGGGATGGAATGTTACACGGTGTGCGAATTAGTAACGGTAAAGCTAGTTATCGCAACCGCTACGTGCAAACAAAAGGATGGAAAATTGAGCATGAAGCAGGGTTAGCTCTTTGGAGTGGAATCCTGGAATCGTCACAGAATAATCCCGACAATTACTACAAGAATACTGCCAATACTGCCTTAATTTGGCACGCTGGTCAATTCTTAGCGCTGTGGGAAGGCGGTGCGCCTCACGTTATCAAGCTTCCCAATTTAGATACAATTAGTGAATATACTTATAATGGTAAGCTAAAATCAGCTTTTACGGCACATCCGAAGGTAGACCCGGTAACGGGTGAGATGATGTTTTTTGGTTACTCGTTCACACCACCATATCTGCAATATAGTGTAGTTTCAGCGTCGGGTGAATTATTGCGGACAGTACCGATTGATTTACCAATGGGAGTGATGATGCATGATTTTGCCATCACGGAAAATTATACAATTTTTATGGATTTGCCCTTGACATTTAGCCCCCAACGGGCACAGAGGGGAGAACCGGGGATAATGTTTGAGCGCGATCGCCCCAGTCGTTTTGGTATTGTCCCCCGTCACGGCGATACCAGTAATATCCGCTGGTTTGAAAGTCCCGCTTGCTACGTCTTTCACACCCTCAACGCTTACGAAGAAGGCAACGAAGTAGTGCTTATCGCTTGTCGGATGAATTCTACTACTATCTTTGGTTCACCACAAGACACACACGCCGATCCTCAAGCCAATATTACCCGCTTGTATCAATGGCGATTTAACCTCATTACAGGTGCGGTGTGCGAGGAAATGTTAGACGATGTACCTACAGAATTCCCTCGTGTGAATGAAAATTTCTTAGGAAGACAAACCCGATACGGCTACGCTAGCAAAATCGCAGGGGGTATAATTAAATACGACTTCAGCAATGGTAAGTCTCAAACTCACGAATTTGGAAAAGGACGCTACGGTGGTGAAGCGGTGTTTGCACCTTTTCCCAATGCAACCACTGAAGATGAAGGCTGGCTGATAACTTTTGTCCACGATACCAGAGAAGACACATCAGAACTCGTGGTAGTAAATGCCCAAGATGTAAATGCCGAACCTGTAGCGCGAGTGATAATTCCGCAACGTGTACCCCACGGCTTTCACGGTGCTTGGGTGAGTGAAGAACAGTTAAGCGCTTCTATGTAATTGGCATTGCACATTTGATGATTATTGTCGGGTAGGCATCCTGCCTGCCTAGAATTAATTAGGGCGGGCAAGATGCCCACCCCACAATAAAAAAACTGTAGTAAATTTATGGAGAATTTGTTAATTGAATCAACTGTTCAGGTGTAAGAATTGACGGAGTTGTAACCGGAAAATCTTGAGGATTGCGAGTAACAATTGCATCTAATTGATTAACTACAGCAGTGCTATATTGAATTGCGTCTTCAAAATCTCTGAAGTTAGCAGTTAATGCCATTGCGATCGCTGTTTCATCCACTGTAGCAATTTGACAGAAAGTGGATATTTACCTCAAAAATTCAAGGGTTAAATCTCGACCTTTTTCCCTACGGATAATGTAGTAAAGGTCACTAAAGGTTGATGCTGAAATATAGCCTTCTACTTGTCCCTGTTCAGCAAATAATAGAACTGCTTCACTATCTTCAAAATAGGGCTGTCGTTCAAGGGCAACATTCACAATTACATTGGTGTCCAGCAGCACTTTCACAAGTTATGTTTCTCCTTCAAATATTCCCATTTTGCTTGGTCTGGATCAAAATCAGCAGGGGCAGGTTGCGTTTTTTCAAACCAACCTTGCAAAGCCTTGATTTTATTTGGTCTTTTAGGTGTCTGTGATTGTGACTCGGTTTCGGAATTTGTGGAACTCGCACTCTCAACTACCTGCAAGACAATCACTTCTACGTCTCCAGGTGGCATTTTCACAGGTTCAGTAATTACTAAATTACCTGCGTCGTCAATTTTTGCTTTGAGTTTGTAAGCTTGCATATTTTTACTCCTTGTTTATTTATAGGATAAAACTTTACAGGTGAAGAAATTCGTGTAGACTGATGCCAGAATAGCTTTTTCTGGTGTTGCGATCGCAAGAAAGCACTAAAAGTGCGATCGCTCTGCCGTAAAGAATATTTACAACAACTCTTCGCTAAATTTTTTTATAATCTAAGAGAATATACTGAATTTGCCTACCTCAAATATGAGTAACTACCCAGATTTTTCTCCACATGGCTATCAAATCATCACGGAACTGGGACGAAATCGAGAGGGGGGAAGAATAACTTGGCTGGCATCAAATATTAACACAGGTAAAGAGGTTGTACTGAAGCAGTTTTGCTTTGCCCAAGTTGGTTCTACTTGGTCAGCTTACGACACCTACCAACGAGAAATTGAAGTTTTGCGGGGACTAAACCATCCCGGTATTCCTAGCTATTTGGGGTCTTTTGCCACACCCGATGGCTTTTGTATGATTCAAAAATATATTGACGCTCCATCGTTAGGTGTAGCACGTAGCTTTACACCAGAGCAAATTAAGGAAATTGCTGTCAAAGCACTAGAGATTTTGGTTTATTTGCAAAATCGCACTTTGGTAGTTATTCATCGGGATATCAAACCAGAAAATATCTTAGTAAATGACCAACTTGAAGTGTATCTAATTGATTTTGGCTTTGCCAGAATTGGCACTCAGGAAGTATTTGGTAGTAGTGTATTCAAAGGTACTCCCGGTTTTATTCCACCAGAGCAAATGCGTCAGCCGACAAAAGCATCTGACTTGTATGGCTTAGGAGCAACCTTAATTTGTCTGCTTACAAGCGTTAAGTCTGGGGAGATTCAGAATTTAACCGATCATGATGACCCTTATCTGATTAACTTTCGGCATTTATTGCCTAGATTGAATTTAAGCTTGATCAACTGGCTAGAAAAGATGGTGCAACCGCGACAAAGTAATCGCTTTGCAAATGCACAAACAGCGCTTGAGGCGCTAAAGGTATTAGATTCACACAACATTATACGTCAGCCAAATGTTGAATTCAGCACAACAACGCTGAACTTTCGGGCGACTATATTAAGTGAAGAGTTAAGCCAAAGAATTACGATCAGTAACTCAGTACCAGAAACACATTTGGAGGGTAGATGGGAAGTTGCACCTCATCGCCACGACCCACCACACACACCAGATTACCATGCTTGGATTTCTATAACACCTGCTCAGTTTAGCAACAATTATGTTGATTGTTATGTTCAAGTTGATATGAGTAAGTTAATGGCAGATAAGTTGTATAAACGTCAGCTTTTCTTGCATACAAATGCATACCCAGAGATTCAGATTGTCAACATTGAAGTATCAACTGCTCCTTTGCTAATTGAGCGAGAGCTAATTGAGCCGCGAAAAAAAATACCCTATGCTACTCTGATTTGGCTATTCTTAATTTGTGAGATAGCAACTATGGGTATAGCCTGGGTTGTGCCTATATTTGCTGCCAAGGGTGTCGTTTTGGGTTTAGCTTGGGATTCAGCCTGGAGTGGTGCTTTATCTGGGAGTATTGTTGGCGCTATTATCGGAGCTGTAATTATGGTTCCAATTCGGACTGTGTATATGCTGTGGAATAACTTTGATAGTCGCCGTAACTATAACTATTATTGGCATGTTGAGTATTTTGATATGAGTAACGATACTTGGTGGCTTTACAATCTTAGTGGGGTTGTATCTACAGCTATGGCTTTAATTGGCATTATCGTAGGAACTGTAGTTGGCTTTATGGCTCGCTCTGGACCTTTGGATTTGATACAAATTGGTGGTGTGGTTTTGATGTCGGCATTAATGCTTGGTTGTGGATATCCAGTTTTGAATGTAGTAATTGGAGTTGTAATTGAGATTCTGGCTAGAACTATAGTTTGGCTATTTAGCAATATGCTTTTGCCATTCACAGCAGGATTAGGCGTTAGTGTAGGTATGGGTTTCATTATCGGATTTCATAACTTTTACATTTTGTTAGCATTAGCCGTAACCGGATTATCTCTCTTCATCACCATGCTGCTTTATCCACTCTTAAAACATCGCAGACTCATTGCTAAATACCGTAAATCTGAGCAAAATTTGATTCAGCCATAAAAGTAGGTTTTTCTGGATAAAACTGAAATAACCTAAACTTAGATATGAACTACTAGGAGTGGAGAAGATGTTGTTGGAATTAAAGCGCATCCAAGTTCCACCGGGACAAAGAGTGCTGCTCAAAGATGTAACCTGGCAAGAATTCAAAACAATTCTCGAAGATTTAGGAGAACACCGTGCAGCCAGAATTGCTTACGACAGGGGAACACTGGAAATTATGGCACCACTGCCAGAACATGAATATGATAAAGAAATCATTGGTGATTTAATCAAAGCTCTACTAGAAGAGCTAGATAATGAATTTCTCAGCCTTGGTTCTACCACTTTCAAAAATCAAGCAATGGCTCAAGGTATAGAACCAGACCAATGTTTTTATATCCAAAATGAGTCCAAGATTCGTGGAAAGAAGCGATTAGATTTAACAATAGATCCCCCTCCAGATTTAGCTTTAGAAGTTGATATAACTTCACGCACTCATCCTAATATTTATCAAGCATTAAAAGTTCCGGAACTTTGGCGTTTTGAGAAAGGCAAACTGCAAATTAATATACTGCAAGATGGAACTTATGTAGAGTCTCAGCAAAGCTTAAATTTTCCTCGATTTGCGCTGATTGAGGTAATTACTCAATATCTTCAGCAAAGTACAACAGCAGGTAGAAATGCAACACTCAAGGCTTTTCGTCTTTGGGTACGACAACAGATGCAAGAGTAATAATATAGCGGTTTTCGGTTGAGTGAAGTACAACTTAACCTCACCCCGATAAAGCTGCGCTTTATCTCCCCTCTCCTTACTAAGGAGAGGGGTTGGGGGTGAGGTTGTACTTCATCCACCTGAGAACCGCTATATTATTTTCTTAAATCGTGTATATTCTGGGCTATATTTTCCAAAACCACAGGCAAATTTGCATACACATCATTATTTGTAAATCTAATAAATTTAATTCCTGCTGATTGTATAAACTCTTGTCTTGCCTTATCGTATTCAGCAGCTTCATCTAAAAAATGACTTTCACCATCAATTTCTATCGCTAACTTAAATTCAGGACTGTAAAAATCTATAACAAACTTATCTACACTATATTGCCTGCGAAATTTGCAATTTTCCAGTTGCCTATCTCTAAGTTTATCCCAAATAAGTTTCTCAGCTTTTGTTATATTATTGCGTAATTGTCGTCTTTTATCTTTTTCCGAATTTTTATTATAAAGTTGAGTCATTTTCACTTTGATATTTTTAAACTAGTACAAATTCCGGTTCCCTCTCCTTTATAAGCAGAGGGTTAGGGTGAGGTAAACGCGGGAACTATAAATCTTTACCCAACCTTGAATTGCCCACAATACAATAACCTCACCCCCCCCTTCGGGCATCCCTCTTTGAATTTGCGGAGAAGGAAAAATATGAGGTTCCGAATTTTTATTATAAAGTTGAGTCATTTTCACTTTGATATTTTTAAATTAGTACAAATTCCGGTTCCCTCTCCTTTATAAGGAGAGGGTTAGGGTGAGGTAAACGCGGGAACTATAAATCTTTACCCAACCTTGAATTGCCCACAATATAATAACCTCACCCCGCCCTTCGGGCACCCCTCTCCTTGTTAAGGAGAGGGGAATAGGTTAAGCGCTAAAGTACTTCGCTACAGGGTGATAGCAAATAATCGCTGTTGTAGACTGTTCTGGATAAATCTGCTCACTTTCATCCATGTGCATCTTAATCCTGTCAGTTTCCAACAACTCCAGTTGCTTGTACTGATCCTGCATATTCGGACAAGCCGGATAGCCAAAACTATACCGCGAACCGCGATATCTCTGCGCCAAAATATCGCGAATATTATCCGGTTCATCAGCTACAAAGCCTAACTCACGGCGAATTCGAGCGTGCGTCCATTCAGCCAGCGCTTCCGCCACCTGCACCGCCAAGCCGTGGAAATACAGATAATCAGTGTATTGATTATTTGCAAATAACTTCTGAGCAAACTCCGTCGCAATTTCACCTACAGTCACCGCTTGCATCGGAAACACATCAATAATTCCCGAATCCTTCGGTGCAAAGAAATCTGCAATACAAAGCCTCCTCAACGACTTCTGCCGAGGAAACTCAAAACTAGCTCTTACCTCTGCGTCTCTGCGGTTGGTATCATAAACATACAGCGTATTTCCCTCAGACTGACAAGGAAAATACCCGTAAATTACCTGCGGATGCAACAAATTCTCCTCAATAATTCGTCGCTTCCACTGTTCTAAAATCGGGTAAACCTTCTCATTTAAAAAAGCCTGATATTCCTCTTTAGATTGTTCCTTCGGCTTGCGGAATTGCCATTGTCCCGCAATCAAAGCTTGCAAATCTAAATAAGAGAATATTTCCTCCAAAGAAATATCACTAGGCTGCAATAGCTGTGTACCCCAAAAAGGTGGAGTTGGACGTTCAATATCCACTACCACCGCTTCCGAACGACGAGTATCTATTACTTTAGGTTCATTAGTTTCTTCCTTGGCTTTTTCTGCTACTTCTTTATGCCCATTTTGTGACTCTTGTACAGCTTCATTCAAAAATCCCTGCAAATTATCCCAATGTCCTTGGGATTTTGCCGGCATTAATTTATCCATGAAATGCAAGTCAGAAAATGCATCTTTGCCATAAACGACTTTACCTTTGTAAGTGTTTTGACAATCTTCACTGACAAATTTAGGAGTCAACGCTGCACCACCTAAAATCACCGGGACAGTAATTCCCTTTTCGTTGAACACCTGCAAATTCTCTTTCATGAAAGCGGTAGATTTCACCAGCAAACCACTCATCGCAATACAATCAGCTTGATGCTTTTCGTATGCTTCAATGATATTTTCCACCGGTTGCTTAATTCCTAAATTAATCACCTTGTAACCGTTGTTTGACAATATGATATCTACCAGGTTTTTACCAATGTCGTGAACATCGCCTTTTACAGTAGCGATAACAAACGTTCCTTTGGCGTTATTGCCTGATTCAGACTTTTCCATGAACGGTTCTAAAAAAGCAACCGCCGCTTTCATAGTTTCCGCTGATTGTAATACGAAAGGTAGCTGCATTTGCCCGGAACCGAACAACTCACCAACAACTTTCATCCCATCGAGCAAAAAGACGTTTATAATCTCTAAGGGGGGATGGTTCTCTAAAGCTTTTTGCAGATGTTCTTCTAAACCGATGCGTTCACCGTCGATGATGTGACGCTTCAAACGTTCTTCGATGGGGAGACTTTCATCCAAAGAGCGATCGCGTTTGGTTGTCACTCCTTCAAATAATGTTGTCAGTTCTCCCAAGGGGTCATAAACGCAGACATCACCCTCAAACCTCCGCTGATCGTAAATCAACTCAAGGCAAACTTCTTGATGGCGTTCTTCAATCTTCGATAGTGGTAAAATCTTGTTAGGGCTAACAATTGCCGCATCCATTCCCGCTGCGATCGCTTCATGCAAAAACATCGAGTTCAGCACCACCCGCGCTGCTGGGTTTAAACCGAAGGAAATATTCGATACACCCAAAATTACATGACTTCCCGGCAATTCTTGACGAATGCGCCGAATCGCTTCTATTGTCGCTTTTCCGTTTTCCCGGTCTTCTTCAATCCCCGTGGAAATCGGTAGAGCAAGCGTATCAAAAAATATCTCTGTCGCCGGAATGCCGAATTCTACAGCTTGACGATAGGCACGTTGAGCAATTTGGAATTTTTTCTCAGCAGTTCTCGCCATTCCATCTTCATCGATAGTACCAATGACTACACCAGCACCATACTTTTTCGCCAATTCCAACACCTTCAAAAAGCGCGGTTCACCGTCTTCGTAGTTCGTGGAATTGAGCAAACACTTACCACCGGCAACCTTTAAACCCGCCTCCATCTTTTCCCATTCGGTGGAGTCGAGCATCAAAGGCAGCGTAACATTATTAACAATGCGCGAAACCAGTTCGTGCATGTCTCGTTCGCCATTACGTCCCACGTAATCGACGTTAACATCAAGGATGTGTGCCCCTTCTTTTACCTGTGCCCTTGCCATTGAAACGAGTCCATCCCAGTCTTCCGCGTTGAGCAAATCGCGGCACTTTTTAGAACCGCTGGCGTTGAGACGTTCGCCGACAATCAAGAACGAGTTATCTTGGTCGTAGGGTTGGGTGCTGTAAATTGATGCTGCGGCTGGTTCAAGTTCCGGATGTCTAACTTTTGGCTTCAGTAATGAGGCAATTTCTGCCATTTGTTGAATGTGTTCTGGACGTGTCCCACAGCAACCCCCAATCACTTGGACACCCAAATCTTCAACAAAGTGCATCAATGACATCCGTAATTCCATCGGTGTCAGACGGTAGTGTGCTTGACCGCCGACGTTTTCCGGTAAACCCGCGTTGGGAATACAGGAAACGATAAAAGGCGAATGTTCAGAGAGATATTTGATGTGCGGTTTCATCAAATCTGGACCGGTAGCGCAGTTCAGACCTAGAATGTCAATTTTATAAGGTTCCAAAATGGTGACGACGGCGTTAATTTCCGTCCCGACCAACATTGTCCCCATAGTTTCCATTGTCACAGAAACCATCACCGGACGGCGATCGCCTTTTTTCGCAAAAACTTCTTCAATTGCATTCAGCGCGGCTTTGATTTGCAGCACATCTTGGCAAGTTTCCACGATAAACAAATCGACACCACCATCCCAAAGCCCTTCTGCTTGTTCGGCAAAAGAGGCTTTCATCGTGTCAAAGTCAATATGTCCTAAGGTAGGTAATTTGGTTGTCGGTCCTATCGAACCCGCAACAAATCGGGGTTTTTCTGGGGTGGAAAATTCAGCAGCGACACTCTTGGCTAGTTCTGCGGCTGTTTTACTTAAGTAATATGCCTGGTCTGCCAAGTCGTATTCAGCAAGTACAATTGAAGCACTACCAAAAGTGTCAGTTTCGATGACATCTGCACCAGCAGCGAGAAAATCGCGGTGAACTTTGGCAACCGCTTCGGGTTTGGTGTGAACGAGATATTCGTTGCAACCTTCGTACTGAACACCACCGAAATCTTCAGCGGTGAGGTTTTGCGTTTGCAAGTTTGTTCCCATCGCTCCATCGAAGACGAGAACGGGACGGTCTGGACTGTGCAAGCGTTCTAGAAAGGAATGAGTCATATTTTCCTAGAAGAATTTACATAAGTCGAGTGATACTCCACTTAATTTAATATTTTCCTCAATTTCTCGCCCTTGGGAAGTATTTGTTCAAAATAAGTATGTATAAAGTTTGTGTAAATTAGGTGCAACAACGTTGAAGCCAGAAGTAACTTACTTGATATCTCAGACTTGTGTAGGTCTAGACCGATCAATGGATAGTTATTTATTAGACATCTGGTGGAAAAGATGTAGAGACGCGAAATTTCGCGTCTCTACAAAGGATTTCGGGCAACGCAGAATTAATTTCTACGCCTATGTCTATTGCTGATACCCCAGTAAGCTCTTTATCATTAAAATCAAGATATTAAGATTATTTTGATTAGTTATTTAATTATAAAATAATGGTAGAGTCGAGGGAGGCTATTATGCCTCGCCCCTCTCTGTTAGAACCGGACGTGCGGGTTTCCCTGCATCCGGCTCCCGATATTCTTAAGGGATAACCCTCTTGCTCATGTGGATATAATCGTGACAGGATTCATGGATTGCAATCAGGTTTTTTACTTTCCAATTGCTATGATTCCCGTCGATGTGGTGGAGGTGAACTCGTTCTTCGCTTGTACACTTTAAGCCACAATGCCCACAGGTATGGTTTTGCCGTTTTAAAACTTTAGAGGTGTTGTCGTCGTATAACTTACTATTACGTTCGCTCCAGTAAGTTATATCTCCGTCGTAAGGTGATTTAGTTCCTATGACATTATTGTGACGATTCTCGGAGTATGAAACTGTTGGGAATGCCTTATCTAGTAATTTCTTAGCAGAATGGCGGTCTTGGCTAGTTTCTTTATTAAACACCTTATATGTTCTGTATTGAGTGTGGTATAGCGAAAATCGCGAGCCATCCATTTTACAAAACTTATGGTAATTTCTCCATCCTCTAACTATTGGTGCAAGCTTTTCAGCCTTTACCTTGGAACCATAATTCGAGTTATTAACGATGGCTTTTACCTTCTGACGGAACTTTTTAAAATTGTCCACCGAGGGAGTGCTTCTAAATTTACCGTTGTTTTGCACTTTGAAATGCCAACCAAGGAAGTCAAAACCATCTGTCGTGGCGGTTACTTTTGTCTTTTTCTCGCTTACTTTCATCCCTCTTTTGGCTAAGAATTGACTTATATCTTCAAGTATCTTTTGTGCATTGTCTTCGGGTCGAAGTATTATAACCATGTCGTCCGCGTAGCGGATTGATGGATACACAATTTCCTTTTCGGCGGTGTTTTGTGTTATCCGTTTCCTTTTACTTCTATGGTATCTATGAATACTTTCGATTCCATTGAGAGCAATGTTTGCTAAAAGAGGACTTACCACGCCACCTTGAGGTGTACCTTGTTCTGGAAAATCGGGATTTACTCCGGCTTTTAAACATCGAAATATACCCAGTTTAGTGCCTTTTGGGGCAATAAGGTTTTCCATAATTGTGGTATGGTTTATCCTGTCGAAAGTGGGTAGCTAGCTAGCGAGGTTTCCACAATTTGGCTCCTTTTCCAACTAGCCCCCTCCGAACCGTGCTTACAAGATTTCCAGGTACACGGCTCTCCAGTACTCTGTCATCACGAGACTCGGTTACATGTTGGTTTACCAGCGTGTATTGCATCATGGCATTGAGGGCAGACCATGAGAGTTTTCCTTCTACGTGCGGACATAATTTGCATCCATTGCGGTTTTTCCTTTCTGCCCTTTATTTTGAGGTCTTTAAGAGCGCGAATATGGTGAACTTCAATGTTACCTTTTGCCCCACAAATCTCACATTCATCCGCAAGAAGCCGTTTAATTAGTTCATTTCTGAACGCGGGTTTTCTATTTGTTGGCAGGTCTAGAATGGTTGCTTTTAGGTTGCGTTTTAATTGTATGCCGCCGAAGCGAGCGACTAAAGGTTTCTTACCTTCTACTGGAACGGTTATTTCTACGCACTTTCTTAAGCCTTGTGGAAGCTTTACCGTCTTATTGAACTTAGCGCAAATTTTAGCCACGCTAGTTCTGTATTTACAGGCAAGAGTTTTCATCAGTGAACTCGACATAACCCATTGAAGTTTTCGGAGCCATGCAATATTTTGAGCAAGGCTATAGAATTGTACGTACCCTCTAAATTCTGATTGGAAAATGTTGATAATAGTAAAATCATCATCATTTATTAGTTCAGGGCGATGAATGGGTTTACCATTCCTCATATATAGAGCGCACTTTTCTTCTAGAAATCTTGCTGGGATTCTTAGTGCAATAATTCCATTAATCGAGCGTTTACCATTGGTATGCTTATCGTCGGAATATTGAACTAAAATTTCGTACCCTAAAAAGCTTGCTGCTTCATTCCTGGCGTTAGTAATTAAGGTCTTTTCTGGAGACAATTCCAACTGAAGGTTTTCAG
Above is a genomic segment from Tolypothrix sp. NIES-4075 containing:
- a CDS encoding histidine phosphatase family protein; translation: MTLTLYFLRHGQTEWSRNNAFCGSLDPELTPDGIEMASSFASSYSSTPWEAIFCSPMHRTLATARPLCEAIEMQPQLRDGLKEINYGKWEASTPEAVSVEFHDDYIRWLADPAWYAPTGGEMAVAIASRSGQVIEEIKHLYKDGNVLIVSHKATIRIMLCSLLGIDVGRFRFRLGCPVGSVSVVEFTSHGPLLKVLADRTHQNERLRNLPGT
- a CDS encoding serine/threonine protein kinase; this translates as MSNYPDFSPHGYQIITELGRNREGGRITWLASNINTGKEVVLKQFCFAQVGSTWSAYDTYQREIEVLRGLNHPGIPSYLGSFATPDGFCMIQKYIDAPSLGVARSFTPEQIKEIAVKALEILVYLQNRTLVVIHRDIKPENILVNDQLEVYLIDFGFARIGTQEVFGSSVFKGTPGFIPPEQMRQPTKASDLYGLGATLICLLTSVKSGEIQNLTDHDDPYLINFRHLLPRLNLSLINWLEKMVQPRQSNRFANAQTALEALKVLDSHNIIRQPNVEFSTTTLNFRATILSEELSQRITISNSVPETHLEGRWEVAPHRHDPPHTPDYHAWISITPAQFSNNYVDCYVQVDMSKLMADKLYKRQLFLHTNAYPEIQIVNIEVSTAPLLIERELIEPRKKIPYATLIWLFLICEIATMGIAWVVPIFAAKGVVLGLAWDSAWSGALSGSIVGAIIGAVIMVPIRTVYMLWNNFDSRRNYNYYWHVEYFDMSNDTWWLYNLSGVVSTAMALIGIIVGTVVGFMARSGPLDLIQIGGVVLMSALMLGCGYPVLNVVIGVVIEILARTIVWLFSNMLLPFTAGLGVSVGMGFIIGFHNFYILLALAVTGLSLFITMLLYPLLKHRRLIAKYRKSEQNLIQP
- a CDS encoding Uma2 family endonuclease, which produces MLLELKRIQVPPGQRVLLKDVTWQEFKTILEDLGEHRAARIAYDRGTLEIMAPLPEHEYDKEIIGDLIKALLEELDNEFLSLGSTTFKNQAMAQGIEPDQCFYIQNESKIRGKKRLDLTIDPPPDLALEVDITSRTHPNIYQALKVPELWRFEKGKLQINILQDGTYVESQQSLNFPRFALIEVITQYLQQSTTAGRNATLKAFRLWVRQQMQE
- a CDS encoding carotenoid oxygenase family protein gives rise to the protein MVTTAVNPYLDGNFAPIHKEITTDTLKVIGELPPDLSGMFVRNGPNPQWTPIGQYHWFDGDGMLHGVRISNGKASYRNRYVQTKGWKIEHEAGLALWSGILESSQNNPDNYYKNTANTALIWHAGQFLALWEGGAPHVIKLPNLDTISEYTYNGKLKSAFTAHPKVDPVTGEMMFFGYSFTPPYLQYSVVSASGELLRTVPIDLPMGVMMHDFAITENYTIFMDLPLTFSPQRAQRGEPGIMFERDRPSRFGIVPRHGDTSNIRWFESPACYVFHTLNAYEEGNEVVLIACRMNSTTIFGSPQDTHADPQANITRLYQWRFNLITGAVCEEMLDDVPTEFPRVNENFLGRQTRYGYASKIAGGIIKYDFSNGKSQTHEFGKGRYGGEAVFAPFPNATTEDEGWLITFVHDTREDTSELVVVNAQDVNAEPVARVIIPQRVPHGFHGAWVSEEQLSASM
- a CDS encoding succinylglutamate desuccinylase/aspartoacylase family protein; translated protein: MIPEIVTIKLRQMASGDVLSLQVYKFIGANAGKKVYIQSNLHGAEIAGNAVINQLIEFLQTINDTDLIGEVWLVPVCNPMGTNQRSHVFSSGRYCVYEAKDWNRIFWDYEKEADDLIAFAKSQLDFDIEVVRQNYLRRIKDKFGELLDKINSPSSVPYTELFRYQLQSLSLDADYLIDLHSASNQGINYIYYFRNREESAKYFLLKDGFLLDKYDGDAFDEAFIKPWLALEDCFQQLGREVKFDVEAWTLELGTGMQMIPDSVAKGVRGVKNYLIKKGVLLDLTVEEGISQEMCFRARSNVIKYYASAGGMIQSRVELGSEVKAGERLYQILSFNKEGKLPVVIDVCCEQDGLVYDTSSNQAVNEGEFVMGVIS